In one Candidatus Lokiarchaeota archaeon genomic region, the following are encoded:
- a CDS encoding PAS domain-containing protein, which yields MLREIVLFKEKRPLYLAIFAAVVLWLMDSVIDFYFVYDKQFTDLLFLSPPPHEVWMRLVAAMILVGSGIFTSSLIDKLESVQEEADWERHFLLNVIDSLKHPFYVVDPSTHEVLKANEAALKSLPLNGQKCYEVTHGQSEPCQAPYHDCPVETAVNTRDSYTTHHLHFDKEGQTRFIEVRANPIEDLDGNVSAVAVNMVDITDVNRVKQALEISSDYSMFYMDLLTHDFRNKLQSCLLLTEMMEENTDNSQITKACEGTLDQLKEMSDMISKLSLTKSLGQSPIRETSLTGAIDWSIEQIQREFDDVRIISDFEDREVTILADEHLKYLIYNLMENAAEHNPKPIKRIWITLKRKESGWELSIADDGPGIDDTRKAELLNPERRFGGVGVHQAQHIAKKYGASIEICNRVRGLPGKGSEFKVFFPFEPETKKPPANIFLSL from the coding sequence ATGCTCCGGGAGATTGTGTTGTTTAAAGAAAAAAGGCCGCTGTATCTGGCCATTTTTGCCGCGGTAGTATTGTGGCTGATGGATTCAGTGATAGATTTCTATTTTGTCTACGATAAACAGTTCACAGATCTCCTGTTTCTAAGTCCTCCTCCCCATGAGGTATGGATGCGACTGGTTGCGGCAATGATCCTCGTAGGCTCAGGCATCTTTACTTCCTCTCTCATAGATAAGTTGGAATCTGTTCAAGAAGAAGCCGATTGGGAGCGCCATTTTTTACTCAATGTCATCGATTCGCTTAAACATCCCTTCTATGTTGTAGATCCTTCTACCCACGAGGTACTGAAAGCTAACGAAGCTGCTCTCAAATCACTTCCGTTGAATGGTCAGAAGTGCTATGAAGTGACTCATGGTCAATCCGAACCTTGTCAAGCTCCCTATCATGATTGTCCAGTTGAAACCGCGGTAAATACAAGGGACTCCTACACAACTCATCATCTCCACTTTGATAAGGAAGGACAAACTAGATTCATTGAAGTTCGAGCAAATCCAATCGAAGACTTGGATGGTAACGTTTCTGCAGTAGCAGTAAATATGGTAGACATAACTGACGTAAACCGAGTGAAACAAGCATTAGAGATATCTTCTGACTACTCCATGTTCTATATGGATCTGCTAACACACGACTTCAGGAATAAATTGCAGAGCTGCTTACTACTTACTGAAATGATGGAAGAGAACACAGATAATTCCCAGATAACGAAGGCATGCGAAGGAACACTAGACCAGCTGAAAGAAATGAGTGATATGATTTCAAAACTCAGTCTAACTAAATCTCTTGGGCAAAGCCCCATCAGGGAAACATCCCTGACCGGTGCCATAGATTGGTCGATAGAACAAATTCAACGCGAGTTCGATGATGTCAGAATTATTTCCGACTTTGAAGATAGAGAAGTGACAATTCTGGCAGATGAGCACTTGAAGTATCTTATCTATAACCTCATGGAAAACGCTGCAGAACACAATCCGAAACCAATCAAACGCATCTGGATCACTCTGAAGAGGAAAGAAAGTGGATGGGAACTGAGTATTGCAGATGATGGGCCTGGCATAGATGATACGAGGAAGGCTGAGCTGCTGAATCCAGAACGTCGGTTTGGCGGAGTTGGTGTACATCAGGCACAACATATCGCGAAGAAATACGGGGCTTCGATTGAAATTTGCAATCGAGTCAGGGGTCTCCCCGGTAAAGGTTCCGAGTTCAAGGTCTTTTTTCCATTCGAACCTGAAACGAAAAAACCCCCGGCGAATATCTTTCTTAGTCTTTGA
- a CDS encoding MFS transporter, whose protein sequence is MTERSILTTRSGFALVPMQITGGFVLSLYFTFIPLYVYDLYGFIASSLCRTLVAITAISLSWVWGWVSDMFASRKKLLAISMIGQAGFTILFPLTELVAGSGMFHLAILLFAYMLASLFTSLYNPVRNATITLMEQKEERRASNIGSFFLFSSAGWGLGGLFIGYLWDIWPLHLTFLFTAGIHIIAMLVFLMLFQEEDVETEAPPRRGILESLRNMKPVLFQVTLAILLISVGRGVFLPLFQVKMYEIYDKQSFWIGMISALSGLAGAIGSFGYGKLTDQIGDSFALRLGMAGNLGLFLLGILNHPITAALVWIFPIWPLISVSSVSLAAGHSEDTRRGEAQGVIESARSFSGLFSVIGGIAAFLLGAEKDINRLAPFFLSLILFPILAYIPAKRSESET, encoded by the coding sequence ATGACCGAAAGATCCATTCTAACGACTAGAAGCGGATTTGCACTGGTCCCAATGCAGATTACAGGTGGGTTTGTATTATCGCTTTATTTCACGTTCATTCCACTTTATGTGTATGATTTGTATGGCTTCATAGCAAGCTCTCTATGCAGAACACTAGTTGCCATTACAGCAATCTCGCTCTCGTGGGTATGGGGCTGGGTATCGGATATGTTTGCATCTAGAAAGAAATTACTCGCTATATCCATGATAGGGCAGGCGGGATTCACCATTCTTTTTCCCCTCACTGAGCTGGTGGCGGGTTCAGGGATGTTCCACTTGGCAATCTTGCTCTTTGCGTATATGCTAGCTTCATTGTTTACGTCACTATACAATCCTGTGCGCAACGCCACTATTACCCTGATGGAACAGAAGGAGGAACGAAGAGCATCCAATATTGGATCTTTTTTTCTGTTTTCTTCAGCAGGATGGGGATTGGGCGGACTCTTCATTGGCTATCTCTGGGACATCTGGCCACTTCATCTTACATTCCTGTTCACTGCGGGAATCCATATCATAGCGATGCTGGTTTTTCTCATGTTATTTCAAGAGGAGGATGTAGAAACTGAAGCTCCTCCAAGAAGAGGAATCCTTGAAAGCCTTCGGAACATGAAGCCAGTTCTTTTTCAGGTCACACTAGCGATTCTCCTCATCAGTGTGGGTCGGGGAGTATTCCTGCCCCTTTTTCAAGTAAAAATGTACGAGATTTATGACAAGCAGAGCTTCTGGATAGGCATGATCAGTGCACTCAGCGGATTAGCGGGGGCTATTGGATCATTTGGCTATGGAAAGCTAACAGATCAAATCGGTGATTCGTTCGCACTCAGACTGGGTATGGCTGGAAATCTTGGCCTCTTTCTTCTAGGAATCTTGAACCATCCCATTACAGCAGCTTTGGTCTGGATATTCCCAATCTGGCCACTCATTTCAGTATCTTCTGTTTCACTAGCGGCTGGCCATTCCGAAGATACCAGACGTGGAGAAGCACAAGGAGTCATAGAAAGCGCTAGGTCATTCTCTGGTCTTTTTTCGGTGATAGGCGGAATAGCAGCTTTCCTGCTTGGGGCGGAAAAAGATATCAATAGATTGGCACCGTTCTTCTTGTCTTTGATTCTGTTTCCCATTCTGGCTTACATCCCTGCAAAGAGGAGCGAAAGTGAGACCTAG
- the hdrB gene encoding CoB--CoM heterodisulfide reductase subunit B: protein MSDTKRRYSFFLGCVMPNRFPNVEKSIRIVLPKLGIELEELEGASCCPAPGVIRSFDEPTWLALSTRNLALAEKTGHDLVTGCNGCYGTFKEALAELNEHPERLDEVKKVFRGMGINFEGNVAAKHIIEVINELGLEEVKNAVKRPLEGIKVAAHYGCHLLKPSKNRPWEKTQRHTFLDELIEATGAESVKYRDKDMCCGAGGGVRGSQVAVSVDMAKEKIDNMLTAEADCVVNVCSFCHLQFEVSQAQLNKELEEKKYTLPVLYYTQLLGLAMGLEPEEVGLNKHVVNTQPLIDKILG, encoded by the coding sequence ATGTCTGATACTAAACGACGATATAGTTTCTTCTTAGGTTGTGTAATGCCAAATCGGTTTCCAAATGTAGAGAAAAGCATACGCATAGTCCTTCCCAAGCTTGGAATTGAACTGGAAGAACTAGAGGGAGCCAGTTGTTGTCCTGCCCCGGGAGTCATTCGTTCCTTCGATGAACCCACATGGCTTGCTTTGTCAACACGGAACTTGGCACTGGCTGAAAAAACAGGACATGATCTAGTCACGGGTTGTAACGGTTGTTATGGAACCTTCAAAGAAGCACTAGCTGAATTGAATGAACATCCAGAACGACTCGATGAAGTGAAGAAGGTTTTCCGAGGTATGGGAATAAACTTCGAGGGAAATGTAGCTGCAAAGCACATTATAGAAGTTATCAACGAACTAGGGCTTGAAGAAGTCAAGAACGCGGTTAAGCGACCTTTGGAAGGTATCAAAGTAGCTGCTCACTACGGTTGTCATCTATTGAAGCCAAGCAAGAATCGGCCGTGGGAGAAAACGCAACGACATACTTTCTTGGATGAGTTGATTGAGGCAACGGGGGCAGAGTCTGTCAAGTATCGCGACAAAGATATGTGCTGTGGAGCAGGGGGAGGCGTCAGAGGAAGCCAAGTTGCTGTGAGCGTGGACATGGCCAAGGAGAAGATTGACAACATGCTAACAGCCGAGGCAGACTGTGTTGTCAATGTATGCTCATTCTGCCATCTTCAATTCGAGGTTTCTCAGGCCCAATTGAACAAGGAGCTTGAAGAGAAGAAATACACGTTACCGGTTCTCTACTATACTCAGCTACTTGGGTTGGCCATGGGGTTGGAACCAGAAGAAGTGGGACTCAACAAGCACGTAGTCAATACGCAACCACTCATCGACAAGATACTTGGTTGA
- a CDS encoding 2-oxoacid:acceptor oxidoreductase subunit alpha: MPEQTMFTMGDIACAEGALHAGCRYFGGYPITPATEIAERMSQRMPEIGGSYVQYEDEIASITSVIGASWTGTKSMTATSGPGVSLMNEAIGLAVMTETPLVLVNIMRGAPSTGQPTRGQQGDVMQAKWGSHGDYQIIALTPASVQEMFDQTVKAFNLAEKYRVPVFVLADETVGHMRERLVIPDQDDIEIVNRKQPTVDPSEYLPFKPDEDQIPPMAIFGSEYQFYATGLTHDERGYPTDAEDVQMQLITRLNHKILDHMDDIVEVEEFMLDDADIALIAYGTPSRSGRKAIREVREEGIKAGMLRLKTVWPFPEEIVANLAAEVEHIIVAEQNMGQIYHMVRGPAAPTPIHLMQKPTGMPQLPSEIIAKIEEIDSI, from the coding sequence ATGCCTGAGCAAACAATGTTTACAATGGGCGATATCGCATGTGCCGAAGGCGCGCTCCATGCGGGTTGCAGGTATTTCGGTGGATATCCAATTACACCAGCTACGGAAATAGCTGAACGCATGTCTCAACGGATGCCAGAAATTGGTGGCTCATATGTGCAATACGAGGATGAGATTGCTTCGATTACCAGCGTCATAGGGGCATCATGGACGGGTACGAAATCTATGACTGCAACATCTGGACCTGGTGTTAGTCTCATGAATGAGGCAATAGGTCTGGCTGTAATGACCGAAACGCCCTTGGTGCTGGTCAATATCATGAGGGGTGCACCAAGCACAGGGCAGCCAACGCGAGGGCAGCAAGGTGACGTCATGCAGGCTAAGTGGGGTAGTCATGGAGACTACCAAATCATCGCCCTTACTCCAGCTTCAGTTCAGGAAATGTTCGATCAAACAGTGAAAGCGTTCAACTTGGCTGAAAAATACAGGGTTCCCGTATTTGTACTAGCGGATGAAACTGTAGGTCACATGAGGGAACGTCTTGTCATCCCCGACCAAGATGACATAGAAATCGTAAATCGAAAGCAACCAACTGTTGATCCGTCTGAGTATCTACCATTCAAGCCGGACGAGGATCAGATTCCGCCTATGGCTATATTTGGCTCAGAATATCAGTTCTATGCCACAGGTCTTACTCACGATGAGCGTGGATATCCTACTGATGCCGAAGATGTTCAGATGCAATTGATTACCCGTCTCAATCACAAGATTCTCGATCATATGGACGATATTGTTGAAGTTGAGGAGTTCATGCTTGATGATGCAGACATAGCATTGATTGCCTATGGAACACCATCACGCAGCGGGCGAAAAGCCATCCGAGAGGTTAGAGAAGAAGGTATCAAGGCGGGTATGTTGAGACTCAAAACCGTATGGCCATTCCCAGAGGAAATCGTTGCTAATTTGGCTGCAGAAGTCGAGCATATTATCGTTGCAGAACAGAATATGGGCCAGATATACCATATGGTTAGAGGCCCAGCTGCACCTACACCCATTCACTTAATGCAGAAACCAACTGGTATGCCACAGCTTCCGAGTGAGATTATCGCTAAGATTGAAGAAATCGATTCTATCTGA
- a CDS encoding MFS transporter, which produces MTQIEAAEVETPADESEEKSMKQFFVMWSGQAVSLFGSRLVRFAIVWWITLQTGSATILATVSMAFMLPQIVAGPLAGSYVDRWNRKRVMIAADSLIAFVTAIFAFLYFADAIQIWHIYVLMLSASLLSSFHWPAMQASTSMLVPEEHLSRVGGMNQSLQGLASILAPPLGALLFALVPMESILGIDIFTALIAILTVGAIHIPQPDRSDEDKAKSPFGDMIEGFRYIRSWTGALMLIVFAMVLNLVTTPAFSLLPLLATNHFDGGASTLALLQSVNAGGMLAGGAILGMWGGSEKKVNTAMGALVIEGIAVFLIGMSPSNAVLFATALMLVIGLMMPIFNGSMIAILQSTVPKDKQGRILSLISSGASAMTPVGLGIAGPVSDLIGVNSWFVIAGFVTASLSVAAFFIPAVMNLEERMKQEAGEKEKEENTKVVEEEV; this is translated from the coding sequence ATGACGCAAATTGAGGCCGCAGAAGTAGAAACACCGGCTGATGAGTCCGAAGAGAAATCCATGAAACAATTCTTTGTCATGTGGAGCGGCCAAGCGGTTTCTCTTTTCGGATCAAGACTCGTTCGCTTTGCAATTGTCTGGTGGATTACTCTTCAAACAGGGTCTGCCACTATACTCGCCACAGTCTCAATGGCATTCATGCTTCCCCAAATTGTTGCAGGTCCACTAGCAGGTTCATATGTTGATAGATGGAACAGAAAGAGGGTTATGATAGCGGCTGATTCACTTATCGCATTCGTAACAGCTATCTTTGCCTTTCTATACTTCGCTGATGCGATTCAGATTTGGCATATCTATGTACTCATGCTATCAGCTTCATTGCTGTCTTCTTTTCACTGGCCGGCGATGCAGGCGAGCACCTCGATGCTTGTTCCAGAGGAGCATCTTTCACGAGTAGGCGGAATGAATCAATCATTACAGGGTCTCGCTAGTATCCTCGCGCCACCCCTTGGAGCTTTGTTATTTGCATTAGTACCAATGGAAAGTATCCTAGGCATCGACATCTTCACAGCACTAATTGCCATACTCACAGTAGGTGCAATCCATATTCCTCAGCCAGATCGGAGCGACGAGGACAAAGCCAAATCTCCGTTTGGAGATATGATTGAAGGTTTCCGCTACATACGCAGCTGGACTGGAGCACTGATGTTGATAGTATTTGCAATGGTTCTCAATCTCGTGACGACACCTGCATTCTCCCTTCTTCCGCTGTTAGCAACAAACCATTTTGACGGAGGTGCTTCTACGCTTGCTTTGCTGCAGTCCGTAAACGCAGGAGGAATGCTGGCTGGAGGTGCCATATTGGGTATGTGGGGCGGTTCTGAAAAGAAAGTGAATACTGCCATGGGAGCTCTTGTCATAGAAGGAATAGCCGTTTTTCTCATAGGTATGAGCCCATCCAATGCAGTTCTATTCGCAACGGCTCTCATGCTGGTAATAGGTCTCATGATGCCGATTTTCAATGGATCCATGATTGCAATTCTTCAATCTACTGTTCCAAAAGACAAGCAAGGTAGAATACTCTCGCTCATAAGTAGCGGAGCTTCAGCTATGACCCCAGTAGGTCTGGGTATTGCAGGTCCGGTCTCAGATTTGATTGGAGTCAACTCGTGGTTCGTGATTGCCGGGTTTGTTACAGCCAGCTTGAGTGTTGCTGCGTTTTTCATTCCTGCAGTTATGAACCTTGAAGAACGAATGAAGCAAGAAGCCGGAGAAAAAGAGAAGGAAGAGAACACAAAGGTAGTTGAAGAAGAAGTATGA
- a CDS encoding PH domain-containing protein encodes MNDSEKTVIKPPLKRATSGKTFTPSSKFRNKLLTLAVSAAIALWALVILSWMGIAYMVSTDPSENINYALYMQQWFIPANLYFWIFNLIWLIPAVIAIPLYVNSIEYSVMSESGEATPEIYVKKGIVNITRKHVPFRTITNISSRVGPIDRLFNIGNIEIQTAGFSGPKSSGGPEEKIEGIVFYEELRDYILHELRKLKAPYTTGTEVVTRETEPLEELKGTRQQEMILLLREIRDSVAPIKQLVEKLE; translated from the coding sequence ATGAATGATAGTGAAAAAACAGTCATAAAGCCGCCTTTGAAGAGAGCTACAAGTGGAAAGACATTCACACCCTCTAGCAAGTTCAGAAACAAGCTTCTGACGTTGGCAGTATCTGCTGCTATTGCGTTATGGGCGCTCGTAATACTCAGCTGGATGGGGATCGCATATATGGTCTCAACAGATCCATCGGAGAATATCAACTACGCACTATACATGCAACAGTGGTTCATACCGGCAAACCTCTACTTCTGGATTTTCAACCTGATCTGGTTGATTCCGGCCGTAATTGCCATTCCGCTCTATGTAAATTCCATTGAATATTCGGTCATGTCCGAGAGCGGAGAAGCTACTCCTGAGATTTACGTGAAGAAAGGTATTGTGAACATAACTCGAAAACATGTGCCATTTCGTACCATTACCAACATCTCCAGCAGGGTTGGTCCAATTGACAGGTTATTCAATATAGGCAATATTGAGATTCAGACAGCGGGATTTTCTGGACCCAAATCCTCAGGCGGGCCTGAAGAGAAGATCGAGGGTATCGTATTTTACGAAGAATTGCGTGACTACATCCTGCACGAGCTTCGAAAACTAAAAGCACCCTACACCACAGGAACCGAAGTGGTAACCCGTGAGACGGAACCACTAGAAGAGTTGAAAGGAACCAGACAACAAGAAATGATACTCCTCTTGCGTGAAATCAGAGACAGTGTTGCTCCAATCAAACAATTAGTAGAGAAACTGGAATAG
- a CDS encoding adenosylhomocysteinase, giving the protein MMPDYKVKDMGLADEGRSLINYAETHMPVLMHLREKYSDSKPLEGMRISGCLHVTKETAVLVETLRAVGAQVAWSGCNPLSTNDKVAAALAANDVPVFAWHGLDTEDYYWCIEQTLKIEPTMTLDDGADLIFTLHNKHTELIENLYGGAEETTTGVIRIRAMAEDGALKYPIMAVNDADTKHLFDNVYGTGQSSFDGVLRASAILIAGKTVVIGGYGYCGRGLAIRADGLGANVIVTEVDPVRALKARMDGFRVMPMTDAAPEGDLFITATGMRDVITKEHMELMKDGAILGNAGHYDVEVNKNHLEDLSKTKERVRHALDAYRLKDGRTLYLLGDGRLVNLVAAEGHPSEVMDLSFAAQLNAMLWLKEHGKDLEPDVYEFPKELDKQTAKQKLKTMGIEIDEWTEEQKKYAHAYAEGT; this is encoded by the coding sequence ATGATGCCTGATTACAAGGTGAAAGATATGGGCTTGGCCGACGAAGGCAGGTCTCTTATCAACTATGCAGAAACACACATGCCCGTTCTTATGCATTTACGTGAGAAATATTCAGACTCAAAACCTCTTGAAGGGATGAGAATCTCTGGCTGTCTGCATGTAACAAAGGAGACGGCAGTACTTGTAGAAACACTACGGGCTGTTGGTGCCCAAGTAGCATGGTCTGGTTGCAATCCCTTGTCGACCAATGACAAGGTAGCAGCAGCTCTTGCGGCTAATGACGTGCCTGTGTTTGCATGGCATGGGCTTGACACCGAGGACTATTACTGGTGTATCGAGCAGACACTCAAAATCGAACCAACCATGACGTTGGATGATGGTGCGGACTTAATCTTCACACTCCACAACAAACACACTGAGCTTATTGAGAATCTCTACGGTGGTGCGGAAGAAACGACTACAGGTGTTATTCGTATACGAGCCATGGCCGAAGATGGAGCACTCAAATACCCGATAATGGCAGTCAACGATGCTGATACCAAACATCTCTTTGACAATGTCTATGGTACCGGACAAAGCTCCTTTGATGGAGTGCTTCGAGCATCAGCCATACTGATAGCAGGAAAAACGGTTGTTATTGGTGGCTATGGCTACTGTGGCCGTGGTCTTGCGATTCGAGCTGATGGTCTTGGTGCAAACGTCATCGTTACTGAAGTAGACCCTGTTAGAGCCCTCAAGGCACGCATGGACGGGTTCAGAGTGATGCCCATGACTGATGCGGCCCCAGAGGGTGATCTATTCATCACCGCAACAGGAATGCGCGATGTCATCACTAAGGAACATATGGAACTGATGAAAGACGGAGCAATCCTTGGAAACGCCGGGCATTACGATGTCGAAGTGAACAAGAACCACCTCGAAGACCTGAGTAAGACCAAGGAACGCGTAAGGCATGCTCTCGATGCCTACCGACTCAAAGATGGACGTACCCTTTACCTCCTTGGTGATGGTCGGCTTGTGAATCTGGTTGCAGCCGAGGGACACCCCAGTGAAGTCATGGACTTGTCGTTTGCGGCCCAGCTTAATGCGATGCTATGGTTGAAGGAGCATGGCAAAGATCTCGAACCAGATGTTTACGAATTTCCAAAGGAACTAGACAAACAGACGGCAAAGCAGAAGCTGAAAACCATGGGCATTGAGATTGATGAATGGACAGAAGAACAAAAGAAGTATGCTCATGCCTATGCCGAAGGTACCTAG
- a CDS encoding leucine-rich repeat protein, whose amino-acid sequence MTGTVIRYGRNGNIGELTLSNDTKEINLRGPLSSDEGIDWVETENTGSLDNLRVLRLDSNLLKEIALNFLRNSPQLEVLNLGSNLIESVDLEVLGNCTKLRKVVIGSNNLKYLDVSPLANCSHLKLLALHYNQIKSMDLGPLANCTKLEILLLNNNQLSAIDLNPLGNCKNLERLDLSENDLHEVNLSLLRNCSQLRYVRLDRNNLEHIGLKGLQNLQLLRELYLHSNNIEHINLEPLENCSSLFELSLYDNNLETVDMTPLSLCENLKILETNGNRYERIGITFLKKQTLEELQTRTKYHIREYDVPVEIRNLDVLRSLAHIIRRYETDSWKCKHLTRCLVRTIGLKKLGLLDITDSQLVSIIEEPNKSIMQDRLVKTLCDQLDEQGTTIGVDIDNIAASSYEPLSNRVSDILELRLKEIEQVVIRVEDTANLKPLWLTAYGYKILMAMKIGLMCTDKEFEQVESSFEETGLVVHTTGKGSAVYPSTKISDSMKQYIWTLVKKRAHKNELNSYPTHHS is encoded by the coding sequence ATGACTGGGACTGTTATCAGGTATGGTAGGAATGGAAACATTGGAGAGCTGACCCTAAGCAATGATACTAAAGAAATCAACCTTAGGGGTCCTCTCTCCTCCGACGAAGGTATTGATTGGGTTGAAACAGAGAATACTGGTAGTCTTGATAATCTAAGAGTCCTCAGATTAGATTCAAATTTGCTGAAAGAAATAGCCCTAAATTTCCTACGAAATTCCCCTCAACTTGAAGTACTAAACCTTGGTTCTAATCTGATTGAATCGGTAGACCTGGAAGTTCTTGGCAACTGTACTAAGCTCCGAAAAGTAGTGATAGGTTCGAACAATCTCAAGTATCTTGACGTTAGTCCATTAGCTAATTGCAGTCACCTAAAGCTATTAGCGCTACATTACAACCAAATCAAATCCATGGATTTGGGTCCACTAGCAAATTGCACAAAACTGGAGATTCTGTTACTGAATAATAATCAACTTTCAGCCATAGATCTCAATCCATTAGGGAATTGCAAAAACCTCGAAAGGCTTGATTTGAGTGAGAACGACCTACATGAGGTTAATCTGAGTTTGCTGAGGAATTGCAGTCAGCTTAGATATGTCCGTCTTGATAGAAACAATCTTGAGCATATCGGTCTGAAGGGCCTTCAGAATCTACAATTGCTCAGGGAGTTATATCTTCATAGTAATAATATTGAGCACATAAATCTCGAACCTCTTGAGAATTGCTCTAGTCTATTCGAATTATCATTGTATGACAATAATCTGGAAACAGTGGATATGACCCCTTTATCTCTATGCGAAAACCTGAAAATTTTAGAAACAAATGGAAACCGATACGAAAGAATAGGAATAACCTTTCTAAAGAAACAAACCTTGGAGGAGCTTCAAACCAGAACTAAGTATCATATACGAGAATATGACGTACCAGTTGAAATCCGAAATCTGGATGTATTAAGGTCATTAGCACATATCATCCGGAGATACGAAACTGATTCTTGGAAATGTAAGCATCTAACTAGGTGCTTGGTCAGAACCATTGGCCTGAAGAAACTAGGACTATTAGATATTACAGATTCACAACTTGTGTCCATTATTGAAGAACCGAATAAATCCATTATGCAGGATAGGCTGGTCAAGACTTTGTGTGATCAGTTAGATGAACAGGGTACAACTATAGGGGTCGATATAGATAACATTGCGGCATCGTCATACGAACCTCTTAGCAATAGAGTATCGGACATTCTTGAACTCCGGTTGAAAGAAATAGAACAAGTCGTTATCAGAGTAGAAGATACTGCCAATCTCAAACCATTGTGGCTAACAGCTTATGGATACAAGATACTGATGGCTATGAAAATCGGTCTAATGTGTACAGATAAGGAATTTGAACAGGTTGAAAGTTCATTTGAGGAGACTGGACTTGTAGTGCACACAACTGGGAAGGGGAGCGCAGTGTATCCGTCGACCAAGATATCGGATTCAATGAAGCAATATATATGGACTTTGGTCAAGAAAAGGGCACACAAGAATGAACTGAATTCGTATCCCACTCATCATTCGTGA
- a CDS encoding DUF4184 family protein, which yields MPFTLLHYSIAYALHRGEKRFPLPALAVGSVFPDIEVPFLAVFFSGIVPDHFILHSLVGGLTLGTIGAVLTTRFIYPSVISLLFGIEEERLKEACSISPMMVSSCIIGIVGHILLDYPMHWYNAIFWPWVEPTNVIGPFVLYFSSVGQIPGAAFTLANGTTNLFMLLIFVYIMAHEWGNRWENIWVGEKQ from the coding sequence ATGCCCTTTACTCTCCTGCATTACAGCATTGCTTATGCTTTGCATAGGGGTGAGAAGCGATTCCCTCTTCCTGCCTTAGCCGTAGGTTCTGTCTTCCCTGATATCGAAGTCCCCTTCTTGGCAGTTTTCTTTTCAGGTATTGTACCAGACCATTTCATACTGCACAGTTTAGTAGGCGGTTTGACTCTTGGTACGATTGGTGCGGTTCTTACGACCCGATTCATTTACCCCTCGGTGATTTCTCTTCTTTTCGGTATTGAAGAAGAACGACTGAAAGAAGCATGCAGTATTTCTCCCATGATGGTTTCTTCATGCATAATAGGCATTGTAGGTCATATCTTACTCGACTACCCGATGCACTGGTATAACGCCATCTTCTGGCCATGGGTAGAGCCAACCAATGTAATAGGGCCATTTGTGCTCTACTTCTCTTCTGTTGGCCAAATCCCGGGTGCTGCTTTCACGCTTGCAAATGGAACCACAAACCTATTCATGTTGCTCATATTCGTATACATTATGGCCCATGAATGGGGTAATCGATGGGAGAACATATGGGTTGGAGAAAAGCAGTAG
- a CDS encoding gamma carbonic anhydrase family protein — MGLYEFEGKIPVVSDEAYVSPRASVIGDVEIGPDSSIWESAVLRGDMNKIEIGKGTSIQDNCTVHTEVTHATHIGDYVTAGHNCVIHGAEIGDRVVVGIGAIVLTGAKIGHDSVIGAGSVVTENTEIPPESLVLGVPGKVRKKVTDELKKSFMTGAKVYVELSKSYKEQQ; from the coding sequence TTGGGGCTTTACGAATTCGAAGGAAAGATACCAGTTGTCAGCGATGAAGCCTATGTTTCTCCCCGGGCTTCAGTCATAGGAGATGTTGAGATTGGACCTGATTCAAGCATCTGGGAATCAGCAGTCTTGCGAGGCGATATGAACAAAATAGAGATAGGAAAGGGTACTTCAATCCAAGACAATTGTACGGTACATACAGAAGTAACGCATGCAACACACATTGGAGATTACGTTACAGCCGGTCATAACTGTGTTATCCATGGCGCCGAGATTGGGGACAGAGTGGTTGTCGGGATAGGTGCTATCGTCTTGACTGGAGCCAAGATAGGTCATGATAGCGTGATTGGAGCGGGATCGGTAGTCACCGAAAATACCGAGATTCCACCTGAATCACTTGTACTAGGGGTGCCAGGAAAGGTACGAAAGAAAGTCACTGATGAGTTGAAAAAGTCGTTCATGACCGGAGCCAAGGTGTATGTCGAACTGAGCAAATCATACAAAGAACAGCAATAA